One Mangifera indica cultivar Alphonso chromosome 4, CATAS_Mindica_2.1, whole genome shotgun sequence genomic region harbors:
- the LOC123213476 gene encoding cysteine-rich receptor-like protein kinase 10, whose protein sequence is MMQKIIIIDLFYIFLSISIGQTNWVRVGYYRYSTYEIPVSNINSSLFTHIISAYTDVNSTSYQLSFSPAEEEHLSTFTHTVKQNNPSVTTLLSIGGTDENYATFSSMVSNPSHRKSFIDSSIKIARSYGFQGLDFAGRYPDTSSDLFYVGVLFQELKAAADLEAKNSNQSRLILTAQVDYSPTEYSENYPIEQMQQNLDWVHVVSEDLTDPLSSNLTGAPAPLYDPTTFYNTNYGITEWINQGLSANKIVLALPFVGYAWTLKSPRDNGIGAAATGPALYEPDGSVTYKEIKNYIEQYGRDAPVMYNSTYVVNYWSKGTTWIGFDDVEAIRAKVSYAKEKRLLGYYVWQVSYDFNWVLSKTAAEVEIKNFTVQVDKNFTGQVDIESRKNKKGSSFVIPLSTTAAGALLIGIFFIFYCWRRNIKLKASSAGDFNSNIPSLTEYTLAEIEAATNGFSIENKLGQGGYGPVYKGILPNGQFIAAKKLSKTSTQGFEEFKNEVMLTAKLQHVNLVRVLGFCIDKEEQILIYEYMQNKSLDCHLFDPIRRHVLDWKKRVYIIEGVVQGLLYLQEYSRLTIIHRDLKISNVLLDKEMKPKISDFGMARIFAKDDLEANTSRIVGTVGYVPPEYVTKGIYSTKSDVYSFGVLLLQIISGKRISSSYGPNESLSLIDYAYELWNHGKPTELMDETLDDTSSSCKLTRCLHIALLCVQENPMDRPSMLDIFSMLKTETLDMMIPQKPTFLKQNKSVGIHLEGHSVSTSTINDTTVSDISAR, encoded by the exons atgatgcaaaagaTTATCATTATTGATCTTTTCTATATTTTCCTTTCTATTTCTATAGGGCAGACAAACTGGGTTAGGGTTGGTTATTATCGTTATTCAACATACGAGATCCCCGTTTCGAACATAAATTCTTCTCTATTCACCCACATTATTTCTGCTTATACCGACGTGAATTCCACCTCCTACCAGCTTTCTTTTTCACCGGCTGAAGAAGAACACCTGTCTACCTTCACACATACTGTGAAACAAAACAACCCTTCTGTCACTACGCTGCTATCCATTGGGGGTACAGACGAAAATTATGCAACCTTTTCTTCAATGGTAAGCAATCCTTCTCACAGAAAATCCTTCATCGATTCCTCGATAAAAATAGCCCGATCTTATGGCTTTCAAGGCCTTGACTTTGCTGGGAGATATCCAGACACATCTTCTGATTTGTTTTATGTGGGTGTTCTATTTCAAGAGTTGAAAGCTGCTGCTGATTTAGAGGCGAAAAACTCCAACCAGTCCCGACTAATCTTGACGGCTCAGGTTGACTATTCGCCAACGGAATACTCAGAAAATTACCCTATCGAGCAGATGCAACAAAATTTGGACTGGGTCCATGTTGTGTCAGAAGATCTTACTGATCCTCTCTCGAGCAATCTTACCGGTGCTCCAGCACCTCTGTATGATCCAACTACTTTTTATAATACGAATTACGGTATAACAGAATGGATCAACCAAGGATTATCagcaaataaaattgttttggcTTTGCCTTTCGTTGGCTATGCATGGACGCTCAAGAGCCCGAGGGACAATGGTATTGGTGCAGCAGCAACGGGACCCGCCCTTTATGAACCTGATGGATCAGTAACCTATAAGGAAATTAAGAATTACATTGAGCAATATGGTCGAGATGCTCCTGTAATGTACAATTCAACTTATGTGGTGAATTACTGGTCAAAGGGAACAACTTGGATTGGTTTTGACGATGTTGAGGCCATTAGAGCTAAGGTTTCTTATGCCAAGGAGAAAAGGTTGCTTGGCTACTATGTGTGGCAAGTCTCCTACGATTTTAACTGGGTGCTTTCTAAAACTGCAG CTGAAGTggagataaaaaatttcacagTTCAGGTGGATAAAAATTTCACAGGTCAGGTGGATATTGaaagtagaaaaaataaaaaggggtCTTCGTTTGTAATCCCCTTGTCTACAACAGCTGCTGGTGCCCTTCTAATaggaatattttttatattttactgcTGGAggagaaatataaaattaaaag CATCATCTGCTGGAGATTTTAATTCCAACATTCCCAGTCTGACAGAATATACGTTGGCGGAGATAGAGGCAGCAACCAATggattttcaattgaaaataagcTTGGACAAGGAGGATATGGCCCTGTTTACAAG GGAATATTGCCAAATGGACAGTTCATAGCAGCGaagaaactttcaaaaacatccaCCCAAGGATTTGAGGAATTTAAGAATGAGGTTATGCTTACTGCTAAGCTCCAACATGTAAATCTTGTCCGGGTTTTGGGTTTTTGCATTGACAAGGAAGAGCAAATACTCATCTACGAGTACATGCAAAACAAAAGCTTAGACTGCCACCTTTTTG ATCCCATTAGACGTCATGTTTTGGATTGGAAAAAGCGTGTGTATATTATTGAAGGAGTTGTTCAAGGACTTTTATATCTTCAAGAATATTCAAGACTGACCATCATTCATCgagatttaaaaattagtaatgtGTTATTAGATAAAGAAATGAAACCCAAAATATCAGATTTTGGAATGGCTAGAATATTTGCTAAAGATGATCTTGAAGCAAATACAAGTCGTATTGTTGGAACAGT TGGCTATGTTCCTCCTGAATATGTTACAAAAGGCATATACTCTACCAAATccgatgtttatagttttggagttCTACTTCTGCAAATCATAAGTGGCAAAAGGATTTCCTCTTCATATGGTCCAAATGAAAGTTTAAGCCTTATTGATTAT GCATATGAATTGTGGAATCATGGTAAACCCACTGAATTGATGGATGAAACGCTAGACGATACATCTTCATCATGTAAATTAACAAGATGCTTGCATATAGCTTTGTTATGTGTCCAAGAAAATCCAATGGATAGGCCATCCATGCTGGATATTTTTTCTATGCTCAAAACTGAAACTCTAGATATGATGATACCACAAAAGCCTACTttcttgaaacaaaataaatctgTAGGAATACACTTGGAAGGTCATTCAGTGAGTACATCAACAATTAATGATACAACAGTTTCGGATATTTCAGCTAGatga
- the LOC123213477 gene encoding cysteine-rich receptor-like protein kinase 15 yields MMLKLITIDLFYIFLSISIAQTNWVRVGYYWCSTIEIPLSEINSSLFTHIICAYTTVNSTSYQLSLSPDEEEHLSTFTHTVKQNNPSVTTLLSIGGKNANYSTFSSMVSNSSYRKSFIDSSIRIARRYGFQGLDFAWQYPNTSSDMFNVGVLFQELKAAADLEAKNSNQSQLILTARVNYLPSVSSESYPVAKIQRYLDWVHVLSSEFTSPLWSNFTGAHSALYDPVTSVNTDHGTTEWINQGLSANKIVLSLSFYGYAWTLKSPMDNGIGAAATGPAISEPDGFVTYREIKNYIEQYGRDAPVMYNSTYVVNYWSEGTTWIGFDDVEAIRAKISYAKEKKLLGYYVWQVSYDVNWVLSETAAEVEIKSSSVQVDDESRKNKKRPSLVIPLSTTAAVALLIGIFFIFYYWRKNLKLKASSAGDFNSNIPSLTEYTLAEIEAATNGFSIENKLGQGGYGPVYKGILSNGLVIAAKKLSKTSTQGYEEFKNEVMLTAKLQHVNLVRVLGFCIDKEEQIIIYEYMQNKSLDFYLFDPIRRLILDWSKRVHIIEGITQGLLYLQEYSRLIIIHRDLKVSNVLLDEEMKPKISDFGMARIFAKDDLEANTSRIVRTLGYVPPEYVLRGIYSTKSDVYSFGVLLLQIISGKRISLLYGPDENLSLLDYAYELWNHGKATEFMDESLDDTSLSCKLTRCLHIALLCVQENPTDRPSMLEVFSMLKTENSIMMIPKKPAFSKQNKSTIVHWEGYSGSASTINNVTISDISVR; encoded by the exons ATGATGCTAAAGCTTATCACGATCGATCTTTTCTATATTTTCCTTTCTATTTCTATAGCACAAACAAACTGGGTTAGGGTTGGTTATTACTGGTGTTCAACAATCGAGATCCCCCTTTCGGAGATAAATTCTTCTCTCTTCACCCACATTATTTGTGCTTATACTACTGTGAATTCCACCTCCTACCAGCTTTCTTTATCGCCAGATGAAGAAGAACACCTGTCTACCTTCACACATACTGTGAAACAAAACAACCCATCTGTCACTACACTGCTATCCATTGGGGGTAAAAATGCAAATTACTCAACATTTTCTTCCATGGTTAGCAATTCTTCTTACAGAAAATCCTTCATCGATTCCTCGATAAGAATAGCCCGACGTTACGGCTTTCAAGGCCTTGACTTTGCTTGGCAATATCCAAACACATCTTCTGATATGTTCAATGTGGGTGTTCTATTTCAAGAGTTAAAAGCTGCTGCTGATTTGGAGGCGAAAAACTCCAACCAGTCACAACTAATCTTGACGGCTCGAGTTAACTATTTGCCATCGGTATCCTCAGAAAGTTACCCTGTCGCGAAGATACAACGGTATTTGGATTGGGTCCATGTTTTGTCCAGTGAGTTCACCAGTCCTCTCTGGAGCAACTTTACTGGTGCTCATTCAGCTCTGTATGATCCAGTTACTTCTGTTAATACAGATCATGGTACAACAGAATGGATCAACCAAGGACTATCAGctaataaaattgttttgtctttgtctttctaTGGCTATGCATGGACGCTGAAGAGCCCGATGGACAATGGTATTGGTGCAGCAGCAACGGGACCCGCCATTTCTGAACCTGATGGATTTGTAACCTATAGGGAAATCAAGAATTACATTGAGCAATATGGTCGAGATGCTCCTGTAATGTACAATTCAACTTATGTGGTGAATTACTGGTCAGAGGGAACAACTTGGATTGGTTTTGACGATGTTGAGGCCATTAGAGCTAAGATTTCTTATGCCAAGGAGAAAAAGCTACTTGGCTACTATGTGTGGCAAGTCTCCTATGATGTTAACTGGGTGCTCTCTGAAACTGCAG CTGAAGTGGAGATAAAAAGTTCCTCGGTTCAGGTGGATGATGAAagtagaaaaaacaaaaagaggcCTTCGTTAGTAATTCCTTTGTCTACAACAGCTGCTGTTGCTCTTCTAATaggaatattttttatattttactactggaggaaaaatctaaaattaaaag CATCATCTGCTGGAGATTTTAATTCCAACATTCCTAGTCTGACAGAATATACATTGGCCGAGATAGAGGCAGCAACCAATggattttcaattgaaaataagcTTGGACAAGGAGGATATGGCCCTGTTTACAAG GGAATATTGTCAAATGGACTGGTAATTGCTGCGaagaaactttcaaaaacatccaCCCAAGGATATGAGGAATTTAAGAATGAGGTTATGCTGACTGCCAAGCTCCAACATGTAAATCTTGTTCGAGTTTTGGGTTTTTGCATTGACAAGGAAGAACAAATAATCATCTACGAATACATGCAAAACAAAAGCTTAGACTTCTACCTTTTTG ACCCCATTAGACGTCTTATTTTGGATTGGAGTAAGCGGGTACATATTATTGAAGGAATTACTCAAGGACTTTTATATCTCCAAGAATATTCAAGGTTAATCATTATTCATCGAGATTTAAAAGTTAGCAATGTGTTATTAGATGAAGAAATGAAACCTAAAATATCAGATTTTGGAATGGCTAGAATATTCGCCAAAGACGATCTTGAAGCAAACACAAGTCGTATTGTCAGAACACT TGGTTATGTTCCTCCTGAATATGTTCTAAGAGGCATATACTCTACCAAATccgatgtttatagttttggggtTCTACTTCTACAGATCATAAGTGGCAAAAGGATTTCACTTTTATATGGTCCTGATGAAAATTTAAGTCTTCTAGACTAC gCTTATGAGCTGTGGAATCATGGTAAAGCCACGGAATTCATGGATGAATCACTAGACGATACATCTTTGTCATGCAAATTAACGAGATGCTTGCATATAGCTTTGTTATGTGTCCAAGAAAATCCAACGGATAGGCCATCCATGCTGGAAGTTTTCTCTATGCTCAAAACTGAAAATTCAATTATGATGATCCCAAAGAAGCCCGCTttctcaaaacaaaataaatctaCAATAGTACATTGGGAAGGTTATTCAGGGAGTGCTTCAACAATTAATAATGTAACAATTTCAGATATTTCAGTTAGATGA